The following proteins are encoded in a genomic region of Arcobacter suis CECT 7833:
- a CDS encoding ABC transporter substrate-binding protein has translation MKKLYIFLTIALFAGVCFLFFFKNSKELIKIGFVGALTAKYSDLGNPMMNGIILAFEEEKYEINGKRIELIFKDDKKDEEVNRQIVNDFINQGIKIVMGNVTSSMSKISMSIINKHKDMFMISAASASNEFSGIDDQFFRVHVANNEQRFSTFTKYVKDNNYKKIYGIYDPGNITYTKDYLENFEKSFISNGGENFIKYAKTDENLDDLVLDINNLNPDLVLICANSLDASRVVQYLRIKGIKTQIASSEWAMTPAFIENTGKYSEGIIFNIDYDENSKSEDFINFSNKFKNKYNIEPSLYASKGYELARVVIELLKMGEQTELKKNLLIKKEFKGLQDIIVFDQYGDVVRKFDTFKVVNGKFEKVE, from the coding sequence ATGAAAAAGCTTTATATATTTCTTACAATAGCCCTATTTGCAGGAGTTTGTTTTTTATTCTTTTTCAAAAATTCCAAAGAACTTATAAAAATTGGTTTTGTTGGGGCTTTAACTGCAAAATATTCTGATTTAGGAAATCCTATGATGAATGGAATTATTTTAGCTTTTGAAGAAGAAAAATATGAAATCAATGGAAAAAGAATTGAACTTATTTTTAAAGACGATAAAAAAGATGAAGAAGTAAATAGGCAAATTGTAAATGATTTTATAAATCAAGGTATAAAAATAGTTATGGGAAATGTGACAAGTAGTATGTCAAAAATTTCTATGTCTATAATAAATAAGCATAAAGATATGTTTATGATTTCAGCAGCATCTGCTAGTAATGAATTTTCAGGAATTGATGATCAATTTTTTAGAGTTCATGTGGCAAATAATGAACAAAGATTTTCAACTTTTACAAAATATGTAAAAGATAATAATTATAAAAAAATATATGGAATTTACGACCCAGGTAATATTACATATACAAAAGATTATTTAGAAAATTTTGAAAAAAGTTTTATATCTAATGGCGGTGAAAATTTTATAAAATATGCTAAAACAGATGAGAATTTAGATGATTTAGTTCTTGATATAAATAATTTAAATCCAGATTTAGTTTTGATTTGTGCAAATTCCCTTGATGCATCAAGAGTTGTTCAATATCTCAGAATTAAAGGTATTAAGACACAAATTGCCTCTTCTGAATGGGCTATGACACCTGCTTTTATTGAAAATACAGGGAAATATAGTGAAGGAATTATTTTTAATATTGATTATGATGAAAATTCAAAAAGTGAAGATTTTATTAATTTTTCTAACAAATTTAAAAACAAATATAATATAGAACCCTCTTTATACGCTTCAAAAGGTTATGAATTAGCAAGAGTTGTAATTGAACTTCTAAAAATGGGAGAGCAAACTGAACTTAAGAAGAATTTATTAATAAAAAAAGAATTCAAAGGTTTGCAGGATATTATTGTTTTTGACCAATATGGGGATGTTGTTAGGAAATTTGATACATTTAAAGTAGTAAATGGAAAGTTTGAAAAAGTAGAATGA
- a CDS encoding methionine-R-sulfoxide reductase encodes MNYNELNDEEKYVIENKGTEYPFTGKYNDFYEEGIFTCKKCDAQLYKSEDKFKSGCGWPSFDDEIQGAVKRVPDRDGRRVEIVCASCGGHLGHVFEGERLTSKDTRHCVNSISLNFEAKA; translated from the coding sequence ATGAATTATAATGAATTAAACGATGAAGAAAAATATGTAATAGAAAATAAAGGAACAGAATATCCTTTTACTGGAAAGTATAATGATTTTTATGAAGAAGGAATATTTACATGTAAAAAATGTGATGCGCAACTTTATAAATCAGAAGATAAATTCAAATCAGGTTGTGGATGGCCTAGTTTTGATGATGAAATACAAGGAGCTGTAAAAAGAGTTCCAGATAGAGACGGAAGAAGAGTAGAGATTGTTTGTGCCTCTTGTGGTGGGCATTTAGGTCATGTTTTTGAAGGTGAAAGATTAACTTCAAAAGACACAAGACATTGTGTAAACTCTATTTCATTAAATTTTGAAGCAAAAGCATGA
- a CDS encoding response regulator, with protein sequence MNKKYENKILLVDDDPKNLQVAMNILKDYNVIYAQSGEKALELLEKNKFDLILLDVVMPTMDGYYVCSKIKSNEKTKKIPLIFLTVKDDEKDIVKGFELGAVDYITKPFYSEVLLKRVEVHLKLATVMTELELVNTNLNEIVKEQVEQIRQKDEIIVQHSKIGAMASLIDVISLQWREPIDKIKFYLQSLDFKLANIEEFKEDEIFKKTLFEMDKLDEIMQDFHKFFNNQKNKENVNLKVSLDNALFLLKDEINSLDIDLNVTGDNLLSLNIVFDEIKHIFSKLIAKSIENFKLNEIVEKKQIDVNFEDKNESIYIIYSDNANNYNQNEDFDLGFYLVKVFVEKNFGLLSVEKMQNGIKYIIRFDK encoded by the coding sequence ATGAATAAGAAATATGAAAATAAAATTTTATTAGTAGATGATGACCCAAAAAATTTACAAGTTGCAATGAATATTTTAAAAGATTACAATGTTATTTATGCACAAAGTGGAGAAAAAGCTTTAGAGTTATTAGAAAAAAACAAATTTGATTTGATTTTACTTGATGTTGTAATGCCTACAATGGACGGTTATTATGTTTGTTCAAAAATAAAATCAAATGAAAAAACAAAAAAAATTCCATTAATCTTTTTAACAGTAAAAGATGATGAAAAAGATATTGTAAAAGGTTTTGAATTAGGTGCAGTTGATTATATTACAAAACCATTTTATAGTGAAGTTTTACTAAAAAGAGTTGAAGTTCATTTAAAATTAGCAACAGTTATGACTGAACTTGAACTTGTAAATACAAATTTAAATGAAATAGTAAAAGAACAAGTTGAACAAATAAGACAAAAAGATGAAATAATTGTTCAGCACTCTAAAATTGGTGCAATGGCTTCTTTGATTGATGTTATATCTTTACAATGGCGAGAACCTATTGATAAAATAAAATTTTATTTACAATCTTTAGATTTTAAATTGGCAAATATAGAAGAATTTAAAGAAGATGAAATATTTAAGAAAACATTGTTTGAAATGGATAAATTAGATGAAATTATGCAAGATTTTCATAAATTTTTTAATAATCAGAAAAATAAAGAGAATGTAAATTTAAAAGTATCTTTGGATAATGCTCTTTTTTTATTAAAAGATGAGATTAATAGTTTGGATATAGACTTGAATGTAACAGGAGATAATTTATTATCTTTAAATATTGTTTTTGATGAAATAAAACATATTTTTAGTAAATTAATAGCTAAATCAATAGAGAATTTTAAATTAAATGAAATTGTAGAAAAAAAGCAAATAGATGTGAATTTTGAAGATAAAAATGAATCAATTTATATAATTTACAGTGATAATGCAAATAACTATAATCAAAATGAAGATTTCGATTTGGGGTTTTATTTAGTAAAAGTATTTGTAGAGAAAAATTTTGGATTATTAAGTGTTGAAAAAATGCAAAATGGAATAAAATATATAATAAGATTTGATAAATAA
- a CDS encoding ATP-binding protein encodes MRKEKSLKKEILIILISFSIFIAISVGLIAMINFYFSKLNIIQHNQKQILYQIESEMDKFLSKIYKISFYIKSNYQDNNTLLKNIVDTNTNISSILVLNKDGIIEDFYAATNLKIYKGFDYSNQEYFKGIKENDDYWSNVFLSTVDEEAAISYSFRLDDKVVVLMVQLKEISDFISRFKNQDNTHMVKIFDSSGTVILNPNNPDLVLQRFNEKSQKVFTELIDILEPYDFAMFYSNSFENEQYGTYTSIEKTGWKIVVRESYELILKSLNSIIFGMIFSMITFVIVATLLSLKISKRIFKSFDDLQQTTASIANGNYNIDIRKSYYNEFNILLNSFNKMKIEIDKREDSLEASLSSFKSLFNSTMEVIVIHDKGICVDANNVAIKFLKLNTKSELIGKDLLEFIDDKYKDLLIKNYKKNTLPYEFDIIVKGIKHTCLGQEKFIKLNGKKVKLSTIIDITELKAKDKLLFQQSKMASMGEMIGNIAHQWRQPLSVISTCASGIKFEKEFNQISDERLYESLDLIVENTQYLSKTIDDFRNFFKADKMIEDFCINESILRVLKLLKSSIQNHNIQVETHLNEDLIINGYPNEFLQVLVNIINNAKDALMTQDVNARFMNIKTFIKNKRCVIEVNDNGGGVDETIVSKIFDPYFTTKHKSQGTGIGLYMSHQIVVEHMKGSIYAKNIEFIKDKKNYKGCSLVIVLPIKENQDLEDYII; translated from the coding sequence ATGAGAAAAGAAAAAAGCTTAAAAAAAGAGATTTTAATAATCTTAATATCATTTTCAATTTTTATTGCAATTAGTGTTGGATTAATAGCAATGATAAACTTTTATTTTTCTAAATTAAATATTATCCAGCATAATCAAAAACAAATTTTGTATCAAATTGAATCTGAAATGGATAAGTTTTTATCTAAAATATATAAAATCTCTTTTTATATAAAAAGTAATTATCAAGATAATAATACATTGTTAAAAAATATTGTTGATACAAATACAAATATTTCTAGTATTTTAGTCTTAAATAAAGATGGAATTATAGAAGATTTTTATGCTGCGACTAATTTGAAAATTTATAAAGGTTTTGATTATTCAAATCAAGAATATTTCAAAGGTATTAAAGAAAATGATGATTATTGGTCAAATGTTTTTTTATCAACAGTTGATGAAGAAGCAGCAATTTCATACAGTTTTAGACTTGATGATAAAGTAGTTGTTTTAATGGTTCAATTAAAAGAAATTTCTGATTTCATTTCAAGATTTAAAAATCAAGATAATACTCATATGGTTAAAATTTTTGATAGTAGTGGAACTGTAATTTTAAATCCAAATAATCCTGATTTAGTTTTACAAAGATTTAACGAAAAAAGTCAAAAAGTATTTACAGAATTGATTGATATTTTAGAACCTTATGACTTTGCAATGTTTTATTCAAATTCATTTGAAAATGAGCAATACGGAACTTATACTTCTATTGAAAAAACAGGTTGGAAAATAGTTGTACGAGAAAGTTATGAACTTATATTAAAATCATTAAATAGTATTATTTTTGGAATGATTTTTAGTATGATAACTTTTGTAATAGTTGCAACACTTTTATCTTTAAAAATTTCAAAAAGAATTTTTAAATCTTTTGATGATTTACAACAAACTACAGCAAGTATTGCCAATGGAAATTATAATATTGACATCAGAAAATCATATTACAATGAATTTAATATTTTATTAAATAGTTTTAATAAAATGAAAATAGAAATAGATAAAAGAGAAGATTCCCTAGAAGCATCTTTGAGTAGTTTTAAATCTTTATTTAACTCAACAATGGAAGTTATAGTAATACATGATAAAGGAATATGTGTTGATGCAAATAATGTCGCTATAAAATTTCTAAAATTAAATACTAAAAGTGAGCTAATAGGAAAAGATCTATTAGAATTTATTGATGATAAATATAAAGATTTATTAATAAAAAATTATAAAAAAAATACTTTACCTTATGAGTTTGATATTATTGTAAAAGGGATAAAACATACTTGTTTAGGACAAGAAAAATTTATTAAATTAAATGGAAAAAAAGTAAAACTTTCAACAATTATAGATATAACAGAATTAAAAGCTAAAGATAAATTACTTTTTCAACAATCAAAAATGGCATCAATGGGAGAAATGATAGGAAATATTGCCCACCAATGGAGACAACCATTAAGTGTAATTAGTACTTGTGCTAGTGGAATCAAATTTGAAAAAGAATTTAATCAAATTAGTGATGAAAGATTGTATGAATCCTTGGATTTAATAGTTGAAAACACTCAATATTTATCAAAAACTATTGATGATTTTAGAAATTTTTTTAAAGCAGATAAAATGATAGAAGACTTTTGTATAAATGAGAGTATTTTAAGAGTGTTGAAACTTTTAAAATCAAGTATACAAAATCATAATATTCAAGTAGAAACCCATTTAAATGAAGATTTGATTATAAATGGTTATCCAAATGAATTTTTACAAGTTTTGGTAAATATTATAAATAATGCAAAAGATGCTTTAATGACACAAGATGTAAATGCAAGATTTATGAATATTAAAACTTTTATTAAAAATAAAAGATGTGTTATAGAAGTAAATGATAATGGTGGTGGAGTTGATGAAACAATAGTTTCAAAAATATTTGATCCTTATTTTACAACAAAACACAAATCTCAAGGAACAGGAATAGGGCTTTATATGTCCCACCAAATAGTAGTTGAACATATGAAAGGAAGTATTTATGCTAAAAATATCGAATTTATTAAAGATAAAAAAAATTATAAAGGATGCTCTTTAGTAATTGTTTTACCAATAAAAGAAAATCAGGATTTAGAGGATTATATTATATAA
- a CDS encoding ribonuclease HII translates to MLCGIDEAGRGPIAGPLVVAGAILEKEIFGLNDSKVLSEKKREKLFEEIIEKSKYHIVFTDAKIIDEKGLSFCLKNSIMEIMENLKNNCNLFLMDGNTTFGISNLTCKIKADATVPQVSAASILAKVSRDRYMLNIAKDFPNYDFHKHKGYGTAAHVEAIKQFGRSSEHRYSFRLKALGEEDIGVQKSLF, encoded by the coding sequence ATGTTATGTGGAATTGATGAAGCAGGACGAGGACCAATTGCTGGACCGTTAGTTGTAGCTGGTGCTATTTTAGAAAAAGAAATATTTGGATTAAATGATTCAAAAGTTTTAAGTGAAAAAAAAAGAGAAAAACTTTTTGAAGAGATAATTGAAAAGTCAAAATATCATATAGTTTTTACAGATGCAAAAATAATCGATGAAAAAGGTTTGAGTTTTTGCCTTAAAAATTCTATTATGGAAATCATGGAAAATCTAAAAAATAATTGTAATTTGTTTTTAATGGATGGAAACACAACTTTTGGAATATCAAATTTAACTTGTAAAATAAAAGCAGATGCTACTGTTCCACAAGTAAGTGCTGCTTCTATTTTAGCAAAAGTTAGCCGTGATAGATATATGCTAAATATTGCAAAAGATTTTCCAAATTATGATTTTCATAAACACAAAGGTTATGGAACAGCAGCACACGTTGAAGCCATAAAACAATTTGGAAGAAGTAGTGAACACCGATATAGTTTTAGATTAAAAGCTTTAGGTGAAGAAGATATTGGAGTTCAAAAGAGTCTATTTTAG
- the msrA gene encoding peptide-methionine (S)-S-oxide reductase MsrA produces the protein MENQNIKKAYFAAGCFWGVEYHFEKLEGVKSAISGYMGGHIENPNYQMVCTGFSGHLEVVEITYDETIVSFEALAKLFFEIHDFTQTNGQGPDIGSQYLSAIFYVDVEQKTISEKLILQLEEKGFKVATSLHDLVPFYEAEEYHQDYYERHQKMPYCHSYKKIF, from the coding sequence ATGGAAAATCAAAATATAAAAAAAGCATATTTTGCAGCGGGTTGTTTTTGGGGAGTTGAGTATCATTTTGAAAAATTAGAAGGTGTAAAATCTGCAATTTCTGGTTATATGGGTGGACATATAGAAAATCCAAATTATCAAATGGTTTGTACAGGATTTTCAGGTCATTTAGAAGTTGTAGAAATCACTTATGATGAAACTATTGTTTCTTTTGAAGCATTGGCAAAATTATTTTTTGAAATACATGATTTTACTCAAACAAATGGTCAAGGTCCAGATATTGGAAGCCAATATTTATCTGCAATTTTTTATGTCGATGTCGAACAAAAAACTATAAGTGAAAAGTTAATTTTACAGCTAGAAGAAAAAGGTTTTAAAGTTGCTACTTCTTTACATGATTTAGTGCCATTTTACGAAGCAGAAGAGTATCACCAGGATTACTATGAAAGACACCAAAAGATGCCTTATTGTCATAGTTATAAAAAGATATTTTAA
- a CDS encoding ATP-dependent Clp protease ATP-binding subunit: protein MNKIFEKLTNQLTETIDSSIALALHNKNQEVEVIHLLWALLSNTNSVLNQLLNKMNVNKVAIELEAKSYTSKLASVSSVTKESIKLSRNLLSSLQNAEGLMASFGDKFIAVDTWLISNLDSSVIKDVLGKYVDLKEAKKELEAMRAGKTIDSNSGDENLEALNKYGIDLNKKAIDGLLDPVIGRDEQISRMMQILIRKTKNNPILIGEPGTGKTAIAEGLAQKIVNKDVPTSLLNKRVITLDMSSMIAGAKYRGEFEDRLKSVIDEVKKAGNIILFIDEIHTIIGAGASEGSMDAANILKPSLARGELHTIGATTLKEYRKYFEKDTAMQRRFQPINVNEPSVNEALQILRGIKEKLETHHNVTINDSALVAAAKLSNRYITDRFLPDKAIDLIDEAAAELKMQIESEPNALSSIKREIQTLNVEKEALKMEEGKKNEERIVQIEKELADKNEEKQNLEARFANEKETFNITSELKVKIDELKNRANIAKRESNFEKAAQIEYGEIPTLEAKIKENEEKWKRMQKEGTLLRNSVDEEAIASIVSRWTGIPVNKMMDSEKQKVLMVEEVLKKDVIGQDEALKAISRAIKRNKAGLSETNRPIGSFLFLGPTGVGKTESAKTLAKFLFDDPKSLIRFDMSEYMEKHAVSRLVGAAPGYVGYEEGGQLTEAVRRKPYSVILFDEVEKAHPDVFNILLQVLDDGRLTDNKGVTVDFKNTIIILTSNIGSARIIEISDKEERRKAVLNELKNHFRPEFLNRLDDIVIFEQLNLAAITNIVDILFNNIKKKVEEKDIKISLTQNAKEYIAKIGFDPVYGARPLKRAIYEIVEDKLADLILEDKIGEGSTIDFDVVDNEVIVKIN, encoded by the coding sequence ATGAATAAAATTTTTGAAAAACTAACAAATCAACTTACAGAAACAATAGACTCAAGTATAGCTTTAGCTTTACACAATAAAAACCAAGAGGTTGAAGTAATACATTTACTTTGGGCATTGTTATCAAATACAAATTCGGTTTTAAATCAGTTATTAAATAAAATGAATGTAAATAAAGTAGCAATTGAACTTGAAGCAAAATCATATACTTCAAAACTAGCAAGTGTTTCAAGTGTTACAAAAGAGAGTATAAAATTATCAAGAAATCTTCTTTCTTCCTTACAAAATGCAGAAGGATTAATGGCAAGTTTTGGAGATAAATTTATAGCTGTTGATACATGGCTTATTTCAAATCTTGATTCTTCTGTAATCAAAGATGTATTAGGAAAATATGTAGATTTAAAAGAAGCAAAAAAAGAACTTGAAGCAATGCGTGCTGGGAAAACTATTGATAGTAATAGTGGAGATGAAAATCTTGAAGCTTTAAATAAATATGGAATAGATTTAAATAAAAAAGCAATTGATGGACTTCTTGACCCAGTTATTGGAAGAGATGAACAAATCAGCAGAATGATGCAAATCTTAATTAGAAAAACAAAAAACAATCCAATTTTAATTGGAGAACCAGGAACTGGAAAAACAGCAATCGCTGAAGGTCTTGCTCAAAAAATAGTAAATAAAGATGTTCCTACATCACTATTAAATAAAAGAGTAATTACTTTAGATATGAGTTCAATGATTGCAGGTGCAAAATATAGAGGTGAATTTGAAGATAGACTAAAATCAGTTATTGATGAAGTTAAAAAAGCTGGAAATATAATTTTATTTATTGATGAGATTCACACAATCATTGGAGCAGGTGCAAGTGAAGGTTCTATGGATGCAGCTAATATTTTAAAACCATCATTAGCAAGGGGTGAATTACATACAATTGGTGCAACAACTTTAAAAGAGTATAGAAAGTATTTTGAAAAAGATACAGCAATGCAAAGAAGATTTCAACCAATAAATGTAAATGAACCAAGTGTTAATGAAGCTTTGCAAATATTAAGAGGAATAAAAGAAAAACTTGAAACTCACCATAATGTAACTATAAATGATAGTGCATTGGTTGCAGCTGCAAAATTATCAAATAGATACATTACAGATAGATTTTTACCAGATAAAGCAATTGACTTAATAGATGAAGCAGCGGCTGAACTTAAAATGCAAATTGAGAGTGAACCAAATGCCTTATCTTCTATAAAAAGAGAGATTCAAACTTTAAATGTTGAAAAAGAAGCTCTAAAAATGGAAGAGGGCAAAAAAAATGAAGAAAGAATTGTTCAAATAGAAAAAGAACTTGCCGATAAAAATGAAGAAAAACAAAATTTAGAAGCAAGATTTGCAAATGAAAAAGAGACTTTTAACATAACAAGTGAGTTAAAAGTAAAAATTGATGAATTAAAAAATAGAGCAAATATCGCAAAACGAGAATCAAACTTTGAAAAAGCAGCTCAAATAGAGTATGGAGAAATTCCAACTTTAGAAGCAAAAATAAAAGAGAATGAAGAAAAATGGAAAAGAATGCAAAAAGAGGGAACTCTTTTAAGAAATTCTGTTGATGAAGAAGCAATTGCAAGTATTGTTTCAAGATGGACAGGAATTCCTGTTAATAAAATGATGGACTCAGAAAAACAAAAAGTTTTAATGGTTGAAGAAGTTCTAAAAAAAGATGTAATAGGACAAGATGAAGCATTAAAAGCAATTAGCCGAGCAATAAAAAGAAATAAAGCTGGACTAAGTGAAACGAATAGACCAATTGGAAGTTTCTTATTTTTAGGACCAACTGGAGTTGGAAAAACTGAAAGTGCAAAAACTTTAGCAAAATTCTTATTTGATGACCCAAAATCACTTATTAGATTTGATATGAGTGAATATATGGAAAAACACGCTGTTTCAAGACTTGTAGGTGCAGCTCCAGGTTATGTTGGGTACGAAGAGGGCGGTCAATTAACAGAGGCTGTTAGAAGAAAACCTTATAGTGTAATTTTATTTGATGAGGTTGAAAAAGCTCATCCTGATGTATTTAATATTTTATTACAAGTTTTAGATGATGGAAGATTAACTGATAACAAAGGTGTAACAGTTGATTTTAAAAATACAATTATTATTTTAACTTCAAATATTGGAAGTGCAAGAATAATTGAAATTTCTGATAAAGAAGAGAGAAGAAAAGCTGTTTTAAATGAATTAAAAAATCATTTTAGACCAGAATTTCTAAATAGACTTGATGATATTGTAATTTTTGAGCAATTAAATTTAGCCGCAATTACAAATATTGTAGATATTTTATTTAATAATATTAAGAAAAAAGTTGAAGAAAAAGATATAAAAATTTCTTTAACACAAAATGCAAAAGAGTATATTGCAAAAATTGGATTTGATCCAGTTTATGGTGCAAGACCATTAAAACGTGCTATTTATGAGATAGTTGAAGATAAATTAGCTGATTTAATTTTAGAAGATAAAATAGGTGAAGGAAGCACTATTGACTTTGATGTTGTAGATAATGAAGTAATTGTTAAAATAAACTAA
- a CDS encoding NYN domain-containing protein, translating to MNIPQINIAMLIDCDNVSAKYIDSIINDLSKYGTINIRNAYGNWKDKRLQGWEDILHKYNIKPIQQFAYTKGKNASDIAMVIDIMDLLYTRNLGALALVTSDSDFTPVVSRILSNGITVYGYGEDKTPESFVNACSQFIYVEKLFDYTKEDVACASSNNNKLTKVQLRKDTKLVALLRKAAEQTSDDSGWSNIAAVGLYINQNSSFSPINYGYKKLGELIKATELFDIKILGENKTVMLIRDNRN from the coding sequence ATGAATATTCCTCAAATAAATATCGCAATGCTTATAGATTGTGATAATGTAAGTGCAAAATATATTGATAGTATTATAAATGATTTATCAAAATATGGAACTATAAATATAAGAAATGCCTACGGAAACTGGAAAGATAAAAGACTTCAAGGTTGGGAAGATATTTTACATAAATATAATATAAAACCAATCCAACAATTTGCTTACACAAAAGGTAAAAATGCAAGTGATATTGCAATGGTTATTGATATTATGGATTTACTTTATACTAGAAATCTTGGAGCTTTAGCTCTTGTAACAAGTGATAGTGATTTTACTCCTGTGGTTTCAAGAATATTATCAAATGGAATTACAGTTTATGGATATGGAGAAGATAAAACTCCTGAATCATTCGTAAATGCTTGTTCGCAGTTTATTTATGTGGAAAAACTCTTTGATTATACAAAAGAAGATGTGGCATGTGCTAGTTCAAATAATAATAAATTAACAAAAGTACAACTAAGAAAAGATACAAAACTTGTAGCACTTTTAAGAAAAGCAGCAGAACAAACCTCTGATGATAGTGGTTGGTCAAATATCGCTGCTGTTGGTTTATATATCAATCAAAATTCATCTTTTTCCCCTATTAATTATGGATATAAAAAATTAGGAGAATTAATAAAAGCTACTGAATTATTTGATATAAAAATATTAGGTGAAAATAAAACAGTAATGTTAATAAGGGATAATAGGAATTAA
- a CDS encoding response regulator codes for MKTESKILIVDDIAKNIQMAMNILKNEGYKMFYAKSGTMALELIKEHDFDLILLDIMMPDMNGFDVCAKLKSEARTKKIPVIFLSGKDSSQDIEQAYESGGIDYVVKPFITVELITKVNSYVRLKQLEDKFEILKG; via the coding sequence TTGAAAACTGAAAGCAAAATTTTAATAGTAGATGATATCGCGAAAAATATTCAAATGGCAATGAATATTTTGAAAAATGAAGGTTATAAAATGTTTTATGCCAAAAGTGGAACAATGGCACTTGAATTGATAAAAGAACATGATTTTGATTTAATATTATTAGATATAATGATGCCAGATATGAATGGTTTTGATGTTTGTGCAAAGTTAAAAAGTGAAGCAAGAACAAAAAAAATTCCAGTAATATTTTTATCAGGGAAAGATTCTTCACAAGATATTGAACAAGCTTATGAAAGTGGTGGAATTGATTATGTGGTAAAACCTTTTATTACAGTTGAATTGATTACTAAAGTAAATTCTTATGTTAGATTAAAACAATTAGAAGATAAATTTGAAATCTTAAAAGGCTAA
- a CDS encoding MTH1187 family thiamine-binding protein, whose translation MSILLEMSMFPTDKSESKSKEVSEVIKIIRESGASYQLTAMATIIETDTLKEALSLVEKCYLKLEELGCNRVYATLKFDIRKGQDNRLKTKIESIEKHIGEVSK comes from the coding sequence ATGTCAATATTATTAGAAATGTCTATGTTTCCTACTGATAAAAGCGAAAGTAAAAGCAAAGAAGTATCAGAAGTTATAAAAATTATAAGAGAAAGTGGAGCAAGTTATCAACTAACTGCAATGGCTACAATAATTGAAACAGATACTTTAAAAGAGGCTTTATCTTTAGTAGAAAAATGTTATCTAAAATTAGAAGAGTTAGGTTGTAATAGAGTTTATGCAACTTTAAAATTTGATATTAGAAAAGGACAAGATAATAGATTAAAAACCAAAATAGAATCTATTGAAAAACATATTGGAGAAGTTTCAAAATAG